Genomic DNA from Perognathus longimembris pacificus isolate PPM17 chromosome 6, ASM2315922v1, whole genome shotgun sequence:
GTGTTCTGAGCGCACATGGTAGTCGTGGCCAGCCTTGGAGCGGTATGTCTTGCTGCAGTGGGCGCAGGGGAAGGAGGGGCTGTCTACCTCGCAGGGTGGCTTACCACAGCGCCGTTGGTGGTACTGATAGCCCATGAGGCTGGAGAAGGCGGCCCCGCAACCCTGAAGATCCAAGGCACCAAATCCTGTGTCCTACGTGAGCACAGGCCCTGCACCCTACGCACAACCCTCGACTGACCCCCATGAGCACCCCACACATGCCCCCCCCACTGACCTCTTGAGGGCAGCGCAGCCGCCCCATCTGCTTCAGCACCTTACGCAGCCGCTCTCGTTCTTCTTGTTCCCCACCCTCAGAGGCCTCAGCATCAGTGGCCTGGGGACAGAGAGGACCTCAGGACACCAGCCCAAGGGTGAGGGCCTTATTGGTCCAAGGACAGGcacagggagaaggaagggggcaCGGTGAGAGGTCAGCAAGTCAGGGATGGAGGCGGGCAGCATACCTTGGCACTGTGCTCTGCCATGGTGTGAtagttgaggccagccttggactTGAACTGTTTCCGGCAGTGTTGGCACTTGAGTGCCTCCTGAAGCTACAGACAGCCCAGCCATGAGCAGCTCAGCTCAAGAAGCCCAGACACCTCCATTGAGGGCTCCTCCTGGGGCAGTCTTACCTTCTGACACACTTCCATATGCTTCTTGAGTCCCACAAGTGTCTTCCGGGTGACCACGTTGCAGGTGGGGCACACAGCCTCCCCCCGTTCATGGATGGCTCTCTGCCACTGCTCCTCGGGGCCACCTGTGAGGCAGGGCCAGGCCACAGGGGCTTGTGGGGGCTCCTGAATGCTCTGGACATTAGGTGCAGCACCTAGGCAGCACAGTTAGCCCCCATGCCTGTGCTACGGGATCCAGCCCACCAGGGGAGACTTGCCCTGGGCCCCTCCAGGTAGCCCCCACCTGGGGCTGGGTGGGCCACAGGAGCAGCTGCCTCCTTGCAGAGAGTGATGGGAGTGGCCAGCACCTTCTTCCGCACATCATCGGGGCCTGGCCCCTCCTGCTTCTTGGAGCGATGAACTCGGGCCTTGTCTTCAgctttggccaggcctgggtacATATGCAGGGTGGAAGGTAGGGGCTAAGTGCTAGCACATATGTGGATAAACCCAAGCTGGAAGTAGCCAGTTAACTAGAGTCTTACCTTTGAGCCCAAATGTTCCTGAGATGGATGGCTGCTCCCCTGTGAACTTTTTGGgtgttttctgtttccttcctgacTCGGGGGAGAGAAAATGAAGCCCAAGATTCTGGTGAAATAACCATTAGAAGGTCCAAGCCCACACCACCTCTGCCCCTAGTACTTTCTATCTTACTGTGCTTTGTGCGTTCCGGGTCCTCTTCAGGTGAGGATAAAGGGCCTGCAGACCGAAGTATCTCTTTTCCAGCTGAGGACCTGCTCCCTGGCAGCAGGGAGCTGTTACTGGAGCCTGCACTCAGCTGGAAGGTTGGGCTCTGGCCCATGGTGGATGGGCCATACTCCCCATTCTCTGACCTTGCCTGCTTAGGGAGGATGGGGCAGGCGTCCAGGCTATCTGAAGCCCTGCAGGGAATGGGCAAGATAAGGGCCAGGCAGGCCTGGTCTTGCCCCATTTACCCTCAGGCCCCACCCAGAACTTCCCATCAGGAGTGAGTTCCTATACCTTTTCTTACTGCTGTTCTTCCCTGTGGCACGAGGTGCTTTGTTTTCAGACTTGGTCAGAAGTAACATTTTGCAGGGTGGTGTATGTCTGCTGATGGCAATGGGCCTGCTGACCGGCACTGGCTTGCTGACCACAATGGGCCTGCTGACCGGCATTGGCTTGGTGACTGGCACAGGTTTTGTAACTGTCACAAGCTTGGTGACTGGCACGGGTTTGGTGACAGGGATGGGCTTGGTGACTGGCACAGGTCTAGTGACTGGCATGGCCTTGGTGATTGGCATGGGCTTAGTGACCGGCCCAATCTTGGTGACTGGCATGGGCTTGGTGACCGGCACAGTTTTGGTGACTGGCACAGGCCTGCTGGCTGTGACTGGTGCAGGTTTGGTGACTGGCCTGCTGACTGTGACCGGCTTGCTGATACCAATGGGCTTGCTGACTCCCACTGGCTTGCCAATGGTGACAGGTTTGCTCACTCCGATGGGCTTGCTGACCCCAACAGGCCGGCTGATGGTGACCGGCCTGTTGACTGGGCCAGGCTTGGGGGCAGGCAGGGGATGGTCCATGTGATTCCAAATCCGGTGCTTCTCCAGCTGGGTCTTGGAGGTGAATGCGGCCTCGCAGAAGGGGCAAGGAAAGGCCAGCCTATCTGAGATGGcgccctgggcagggagggcaggTGTGGGATGGGGCCCCAGGGACCTCTGCCCGGATGCACCCCCAGGCCTCCTTTTTCCCAACCCACATCCCCTTACCCCTTGGCACCGCTGGTAATGGTACTTGAGCCCGTAGATGCTGGGAAACTCCAGCCAGCACCCCGAGTTTGGACACTTCACCCTTGAATGTGCCTTGAATTCATCTTTCCACTGGTTCATCAAGGAGAGCTGGGcatagggaaagatgaagcagCTAACCCTCAGCCACTCAGGCTTCTGTCAACCTGAGACCAGACTTAAGAGCCCTCCCCAGACCTGTAGGGCACAGAGGCCACGTGAGTCCCTCAATCTCAGGAACACAGCAAGAACTTAAGTCATACCCCAGACCTGTGCTGGGGGCCACAATGTGGCCCACTGGGACCTCACTGCATGTCAGATAGAAGGACCCCAGGACACATGCTGAAACTCAGAGATGACACAGGATAGCAGAAGGCAGGTTAAAGCAGGACAGTGGCCTCCACAAGCTGACCCAGCATAAGTCCTACCCCAGCCCTCAGGTAGCTCACAGGGATGTCTCGGAGGGCCTGGTTCTCAGCTTTCGGCCgcccctttttcttcccttctgtccTGTCACTGGCTGGACTTCCTGTGTCAAAGCAGAGTGGGGCCTGGCCAGGCACTGTCTGTCCACTGTGGGCCACCGGCATCCCTGTGACACAGGATGCAGCAATGCTCAGGGGCTGCACAGCATCACCAGCCACCACGGGGCAGTAGGCAGAGGAGAGCCTTGACTCAGCTCACCAACACCAAGGCACAAGTATAGATGTCCCATTCACAGTAAAAGCCCAGGCCTTAGAGTATATCCAAGTCAGTCTCCACCCCAAGAAGGCCATCAGGACACCCAAGTCATCTTCCCACTGCCTACATGACTCCCTGGAATTGATTCTGGCATTAACTTCTCACCCAGCTTCAGCGGGTCTTGTAGCATGGGAAGTCGGACCTCCTTCCGGCTGCTACCCTTCCCTGATCCACTCTTGCCAGACCCTTGGAGCCGGCGGCCTCCTCCAACACAGAAGGGGTCAGTCATCTCTGCAGAGCAAATGCACAAATCTATAAGCCTGAGAGGCCCACTCAGGACTTTCATGGAGGATACCTTAGGGTCTACCTTAGAGCCTGCCTCTGACAAGCCCTCTGGTCAGAAAGGAGACCTGACTTCCTATGTTCATCACATGGAAAAGTGATAGAGGACGTTCTGACTCATGGTAGGTTTCAGAGCCAAGGTCTCCTCAGATAATCCAAAAGGCACAACATAACAGTTggctgccagtggttcacatctgtaatcctagctactcagcaggctgagatctaaggactgtggtttgaaaccagcctgggcagaaaagtccccacgaggctcttatttccaattagccattcaaaaaccagaagtagaactgtggctcaaagtggtagagcagtagccttgagcaaaagagctcagggacagtgcccaggcccagagttcaagccccaggaccagcagatgCACACATGAATTCAcacatgtgtatgcgtgtgcactgcacatgcacgtacacacacacagggcacaAAGCAGTCAAGAAGGGCCTGAGACCTTTCACTAAATTTGACAAGTAAATCCCCATGCCATCCCCTAGGACTGAGGACTAGGTAAGGGATGGATGGTCCTCAGGAGAGGTGATCTGTGCTGACAGCATCCCTCCTAGGGGCCAATTATGGTACCAGTTATTATAGCTGTTGGCTTTCAGGCTGCCAGGACCTAGCACTTCAGGGACACCTTTCCCATGCATTGTCAACCTACCCAGGCAGACACTATTCGATCCTTTTCTCCAGGCGCCACAGATAGCTAATGTGGGTACTAAGACACACCCTCCTCCCCACAGCCCACTTTCTAACCACATAACCAATTCTCTGATAACCAGCATCCCATTCTGGCCTCTGTGCCTGCTGAGCCCTTCTACCTGGTTATCTTCTAAGATTTTGTGCTCAGCCAGAGCCTTTCCCCCCAGATGGATGCTTCGCGTTTAGTCCCTGGGCTACCACAGGCTAGCTGGCCTCCCACCTCACTACTCTCAACAGCCTCTAGGTTCTTTTCTATGAGCCCACTTTAGCTAAGCATGTTACCATCAACACTGGCAACAGAGGCTCAGGCTCCAGAGCTCGCCAGAGTACTGATCAGAGTATGCCGTCACCCAAGGCTGACCCTCCAAagaaacttttctgctggggGACACCTCCTCCCCTGAGAGCAGAAACCGGGAGTATCTCTGTGCCTAGTTATCCCTGTGAGGTCCTCCCACAGAGACCCTCAAAGCCACAAAGGGGCTGGGAGGGACTGCTGAATCCAGGAGGGTGGAGGTCTGGACAGCCAAAGGTGATGCTGAATACTGGGCCTTGGGAGGAGGGTCCCAGGTGGCCAAAGTTCTCAGGCAATCCTCATTTTGTAATTTCAAAAGGCGACTGTGCGGGCATTGGTCATCACAGCCCTTGAAGGCTCCAGAGActgggggtgcggggtgcgggctGAAACTCCCTTCCAGTCTTTCTGAAGCCTGAGCAGAGAATTCAGAGTTGGGTGCCTGAAACCCTCCTTCCACCTGAGCCTGCGGCTTCGCACCACCACAGGATGGTGTCCGCGGCGGGGACCCGGGTCTGGGCGCGGGGCCTCcgcgggagtggggggggggcgccgctGGCAGCCCAGGTCCGGCCAGGCCCGGCGCACCTGAAGGCAGGTCGCCACCCACCTGTCACCTGCGGCCGGCACGGCCTCGGCCTGGCCCGGAAGGGCCGAccgcgggggggggtgggggggaggcagtgAACCAAAATGGCGACTTTTTTCTGTAGGAGGAGGCAGGAAGACGGcgccggcgcggggcgcggcgcgggtctgggcgtgcggggcgggggggtgacgggccgggccccggggcctgCGCGAGGCGGACGCCGGGCTGAGGCAAGGTCGGGCCCGCGACCGGCGCTTACCTGCGGCGCCCAGCGAGgtgcggccgggccgggccgggcctgggcctgggccggggcgcggggcgcggggtccGGGCGGCGTCGGCTGCGCGCCGCGCTGCGCACATGCGCGCTCCCGCCCCTCCCACCTTTGACAGTTttactgcgggggggggggggggaggaactctCGCTCTCGCGGTATTCCCGCAGCCGTCGTGCGGTGGGGAGGGGGTCGTGCTCGGCCTCCGCCGAGACCACCGGCCTCCGCCCGGACCCACCGGGGCGGGAGGCCGACGGCCTCCAGGGACCCGCCGAGGTGCGGGGAGCCTTTTAGGGGTGGAGTAAACCGAGGCACTCCGGAGCTCGGGGCGGTGCCTCCAGCCAGGCGACGCCGCGCCCCGGAGCCGGCCCTAGGCAGGTGCTGTGGACCGGGGCCCGTCCTCTCCGCAGCTTGGTCCCGGTAGCCACTTGTGAGGCCCTGGAGTTTTGCCGGGATCGCTCGTCATGGAGTCATCTTCTCCCAGCTCTGTGGGCCGTGGTCCGGGCCCAGAAGCCAATGCCTGGCTCCGAGCTTCGAGCCCAGAACCTCGGTGCTCCTGGCGTCAGTCCCGGAGCTCACGAGACCCCACCGCGCAGGTCTTGCCTGGGGAATGATCTCCTGGAGGTGGCTTAGGGAGCGCCAGGCGCTAGCCGGCTGGTGAGAAGGTCCACCGTGCCTGGAGCTCCACGGAAGGCCATCCAGCGGTGCTTCCAAGACACTCATTCTTCCTGCCCACAGCACCCATCTTCCTGGGAGTAGCTCAGAATCTGGGCTTACATTTTGTACTCAGAAAACCGTTGAAATGCTGTCTAGTCATGtgtatttattacttttattattaaaactggcttttttttttgtcggttgtggggcttgaacacactGGCCTGGGTgcggtccttgagctcttttgcttaaggctatcactctaccactttaagccaccgtttcacttctggttttctggtggttaattggaagtaagagtcttatggactttcctgccccagctggctttgaactgtgatcctttgaactcagcctcctgagtagctgggattataggcatgagccactggtgcctggtttcaaTAGGACCTTCCTGAATCTACTTTGTCTGATGCCTACATAGAGGCAGGGTTTAGGCCCTGTGTAGAAGAGGCAATCTGTTGGTCCTTTCCTTGGAGATGTAAACTAGAGAGAGGTCAGTGTGCACAGCCTCCCCTAGTGACTCCAGAAAGAAGAGTTGCTCACATACTAAATATCCTTACCTTTTTGTCATCCCTACCCTGGAGACAGACCACTAGGATGTTGGTGGGGTGGTATCACCTGAGGTACACTAAGGTTATTAGCTTTCCCCCGTAAATATGGATGTTTACAAATGGGATATGTGAATGTCCATAGGTGTGTGTCTACATGACCCATATGTGTCAGGTAGTGTCCATGTTTGGAGATCGCAGTGTCATGGCATACCTACACATCCTGTACTATGTAAGATTGATACTCACCTATATGTTAATATCCAGTGATTAGACCTTAGGTTGCATATCTGTACCTTAGCTTAGGTGCACCTAGGGCATGACACCTCATGTACATATCTGTCTCACCAGATGAAGGATCAATTGCTTTCTGTGTGTATCTAGGTGTCAGGGTATTGTGTAATACAGCAGATTGGTGTATATCGTGAATGAGTTGTGTCCTGTGTTGTGCAGTAGTATTTGTGTGTAATTACATCTGTGTATATGAGGTTGTTATATACTCGTGGGAATCATTGTGATTGTGTcttgtcaaggggctgggaatatggcctagtggcaagagagcttgcctcatatacatgaagccctgggttcaatttcccagtaccacata
This window encodes:
- the Znf512b gene encoding zinc finger protein 512B isoform X1; the encoded protein is MTDPFCVGGGRRLQGSGKSGSGKGSSRKEVRLPMLQDPLKLGMPVAHSGQTVPGQAPLCFDTGSPASDRTEGKKKGRPKAENQALRDIPLSLMNQWKDEFKAHSRVKCPNSGCWLEFPSIYGLKYHYQRCQGGAISDRLAFPCPFCEAAFTSKTQLEKHRIWNHMDHPLPAPKPGPVNRPVTISRPVGVSKPIGVSKPVTIGKPVGVSKPIGISKPVTVSRPVTKPAPVTASRPVPVTKTVPVTKPMPVTKIGPVTKPMPITKAMPVTRPVPVTKPIPVTKPVPVTKLVTVTKPVPVTKPMPVSRPIVVSKPVPVSRPIAISRHTPPCKMLLLTKSENKAPRATGKNSSKKRASDSLDACPILPKQARSENGEYGPSTMGQSPTFQLSAGSSNSSLLPGSRSSAGKEILRSAGPLSSPEEDPERTKHRRKQKTPKKFTGEQPSISGTFGLKGLAKAEDKARVHRSKKQEGPGPDDVRKKVLATPITLCKEAAAPVAHPAPGGPEEQWQRAIHERGEAVCPTCNVVTRKTLVGLKKHMEVCQKLQEALKCQHCRKQFKSKAGLNYHTMAEHSAKATDAEASEGGEQEERERLRKVLKQMGRLRCPQEGCGAAFSSLMGYQYHQRRCGKPPCEVDSPSFPCAHCSKTYRSKAGHDYHVRSEHTAPPSEEPTDKTPEAEDLGVERTPSGRIRRTSAQVAVFHLQEIAEDELAHDWTKRRMKDDLVPETARLNYTRPGLPTLNPQLLEAWKNEVKEKGHVNCPNDCCEAIYSSVSGLKAHLASCSKGDHLVGKYRCLLCPKEFSSESGVKYHILKTHAENWFRTSSDPPTRPRGQDSLMPSREKKKSLAGGKKRGRKPKEWSPEESESKLPLHRDNWPPGARDKGARGCTGRKVGAGKAPEK
- the Znf512b gene encoding zinc finger protein 512B isoform X2, which gives rise to MNQWKDEFKAHSRVKCPNSGCWLEFPSIYGLKYHYQRCQGGAISDRLAFPCPFCEAAFTSKTQLEKHRIWNHMDHPLPAPKPGPVNRPVTISRPVGVSKPIGVSKPVTIGKPVGVSKPIGISKPVTVSRPVTKPAPVTASRPVPVTKTVPVTKPMPVTKIGPVTKPMPITKAMPVTRPVPVTKPIPVTKPVPVTKLVTVTKPVPVTKPMPVSRPIVVSKPVPVSRPIAISRHTPPCKMLLLTKSENKAPRATGKNSSKKRASDSLDACPILPKQARSENGEYGPSTMGQSPTFQLSAGSSNSSLLPGSRSSAGKEILRSAGPLSSPEEDPERTKHRRKQKTPKKFTGEQPSISGTFGLKGLAKAEDKARVHRSKKQEGPGPDDVRKKVLATPITLCKEAAAPVAHPAPGGPEEQWQRAIHERGEAVCPTCNVVTRKTLVGLKKHMEVCQKLQEALKCQHCRKQFKSKAGLNYHTMAEHSAKATDAEASEGGEQEERERLRKVLKQMGRLRCPQEGCGAAFSSLMGYQYHQRRCGKPPCEVDSPSFPCAHCSKTYRSKAGHDYHVRSEHTAPPSEEPTDKTPEAEDLGVERTPSGRIRRTSAQVAVFHLQEIAEDELAHDWTKRRMKDDLVPETARLNYTRPGLPTLNPQLLEAWKNEVKEKGHVNCPNDCCEAIYSSVSGLKAHLASCSKGDHLVGKYRCLLCPKEFSSESGVKYHILKTHAENWFRTSSDPPTRPRGQDSLMPSREKKKSLAGGKKRGRKPKEWSPEESESKLPLHRDNWPPGARDKGARGCTGRKVGAGKAPEK